NNNNNNNNNNNNNNNNNNNNNNNNNNNNNNNNNNNNNNNNNNNNNNNNNNNNNNNNNNNNNNNNNNNNNNNNNNNNNNNNNNNNNNNNNNNNNNNNNNNNNNNNNNNNNNNNNNNNNNNNNNNNNNNNNNNNNNNNNNNNNNNNNNNNNNNNNNNNNNNNNNNNNNNNNNNNNNNNNNNNNNNNNNNNNNNNNNNNNNNNNNNNNNNNNNNNNNNNNNNNNNNNNNNNNNNNNNNNNNNNNNNNNNNNNNNNNNNNNNNNNNNNNNNNNNNNNNNNNNNNNNNNNNNNNNNNNNNNNNNNNNNNNNNNNNNNNNNNNNNNNNNNNNNNNNNNNNNNNNNNNNNNNNNNNNNNNNNNNNNNNNNNNNNNNNNNNNNNNNNNNNNNNNNNNNNNNNNNNNNNNNNNNNNNNNNNNNNNNNNNNNNNNNNNNNNNNNNNNNNNNNNNNNNNNNNNNNNNNNNNNNNNNNNNNNNNNNNNNNNNNNNNNNNNNNNNNNNNNNNNNNNNNNNNNNNNNNNNNNNNNNNNNNNNNNNNNNNNNNNNNNNNNNNNNNNNNNNNNNNNNNNNNNNNNNNNNNNNNNNNNNNNNNNNNNNNNNNNNNNNNNNNNNNNNNNNNNNNNNNNNNNGAAAGGGCACGTGCCGTTTACAACACAGTGACTAGAAGTGGGAGAAAGCTTCTCCAAGCTGAAACAGACGCCGTTCAGGTGAGCGACATTGTGACGGTGATCCAGAACGGGACGGGAAACTTCACGACCATAAACGAGGCAATTGCAGCCGCGCCAAACAAAACAGACGGTAGTAACGGTTACTTCTTGATCTACGTAACGGCGGGATTGTACGAGGAATACGTGGACATTCCCAAAAGCAAGAGGTATGTTATGATGATCGGTGACGGCATTAACCAAACGGTTATCACCGGGAACCGTAGCGTCGTTGATGGATGGACCACTTTCAATTCCGCCACATTTAGTGAGTTCATCTTTAATCCCccaaaactaattttattttgagtatatacatttttagttattatttaaaaggaaaattgtaTTTTTACGTGCATTCGAGTTTAAAATGGATGAGTATATAAATTAGCATTCGAGTTTCGTCCACACAAtgctaataaaatatttgaaaaatatgaagACATGTGCACAAAACATGGCTTCTTCGTGCAAGTGCGATTTTACTAttgtttttcaaacaaaaaatatcagtGTTTAAGAAACAATAATTGTTAttagcaaaatataaaaaataataattgtaagtCCACTTAGCCTtcctttagtatatatatagagacttTCCCATGCAATGGATGGCGACTTGGTCGGATGGTCCACCAAAAGTCTTGACGACTCCACGTCAATTCGTCGTGTTCTCAACTAACCTAATACCATAGTCCAATAAACTAGAATTAATATTTcttcaagtttttatttttagtcaCATTTTGTTTCATAGTTTTTCTTAATCATAACAGACCACATGCACCTCAAAcgaatttatttgtattttaaagttttgttattGAACTTtgttatagaattttaattaactaactCTCAATANTGGTGGTGGACCGGAGCTCTGCAAAGCGGGCAAGTGGATCTTGAGCGGAACCAAGTGTCGATGCAACTGACGTGAAAAGAGTGGCCACATTTTGGGAGGAGANTGGTGGGGACTTGTCTGTTTTCTATAGTTGCAGTTTTGAAGCCTATCAAGACACCTTATACACACATTCTCTCAGACAGTTTTATCGTGAATGTGATGTATATGGTACCGTGGATTTTATATTCGGTAATGCGGCGGTGGTATTACAGAACTGTAATTTGTATCCGCGTCAACCTCGTAAAGGTCAATCGAACGAAGTAACGGCTCAAGGCCGCACTGATCCGAACCAGAACACTGGAACGGCGATCCATGGTTGTACCATAAGACCGGCGGATGACTTGGCAACGAGCAACTATACAGTGAAAACTTATCTTGGTCGACCTTGGAAGGAATATTCGAGAACCGTTGTAATGCAAACTTACATAGACGGTTTTCTTGAGCCGAGTGGTTGGAATGCATGGTCCGGCGATTTCGCATTGAGCACACTTTACTATGCGGAATACAATAATACCGGACCCGGATCTAACACCACAAACCGAGTCACTTGGCCAGGTTATCACGTCATCAACGCTACTGATGCTTCCAACTTCACGGTCACTAATTTCCTTGTTGGTGAGGGCTGGCTCGGACAAACCGGAGTGCCTTTCGTGGGTGGACTGATCGCGTAAATAACCTTATACGTACtattaattagtgacatgttaattaattatagtattgtttaaTTATTCATGTGTCtgtctttttggttttcaatcatataattattttaagtgGTGCCTGATTCCATTATACGATTTGTATCGTTTTCATCGAAATGTAATAATAAACAGAACGGGTAATCAAATTTAAAGTGAAAACACCACTAATCAATGACAAATAAACGTAAATCTAATAAGCAATTTTGGTGAGAGAGCTTCGCATATACGATCACTATATAAACACGACACCGTTCGTAGATTCATCGATGAGTACTCAACTACATACGCTCTCGTCAATGACCACGTGTCCTGATATTAGTGCCACgtgtagaaaaaaaagaagaagaaagcgatgatatttttttttaccggGGAATAAAAAAGGAGTCCATATAAAGCCTTTTCAAAGATAAAACCGGTAATTTGGATCCGTTTTGGTTGGGTAGACCCGGATTCGAGCCATGAGGTTCAGAGTCTCTGGGAGTCTCCACCATGACGCCGACGAGATCAATGGGTTCTCTCTCGCAAGCCTCCATGGGAAATCTCaacggcgaagaagaagaagaagaagaagaggatccgGTTTCTTCTACTACGTGGTGGTGGACCGGAGCTCTGCAAAGCGGGCAAGTGGATCTTGAGCGGAACCAAGTGTCGATGCAACTGACGTGAAAAGAGTGGCCACATTTTGGGAGGAGAcggccttcttcttcttcctcgaacTCCGATAAGCAGACGGCGCACTCCTCCTTCTCTACCTTGGAGTTGGAGGAGCAGCAGTATACGAAGATCGGGATCTTTTCGAGAACCGCCGGGTCGAGAGCTTGGTCACCGGGGGAGGCGGAGAGAGTGCGGAGGTGAGCACGAATACGGCGGCGAATGCGACGGTTCTGACGACGGAAGAGCCATCGGGCGTAGGTGTGGAAGCAGAGGATCATAATAACGGCCACGAAGAGGATGATAGCGGAGGAGAGCATGATTTTACCGTTGAGAGCGTAGCCTGAAGAAGGCGCGCCGTCGTGGCTAACACTCCCCCAAATTGGCTTTGTGCTTTCTTCTCCGATTCCCATGATTCTTCTAGTAGtagcgagagagaaagagagagtgggAAGTTTCGTTTTAGTGTATGTGCGTAAGCAAAGTGTAGTGTGGGTTTTTAGTTAGtatttcccccccccccctcatTATTTATAGCAAATACGATTAAATAGTTTGGGTGTCTCATATTTGGTAAGTATTTtgggaaataaaataaaaattaaaagtactTTTTGGTTCAAAACAGAAATGTGTTTGCCACTTTCTCCATGGCATAAATACTCTAAATCATAAGAGTAAAAGCCCTAAAGAAAAATGTACAAGTTCTTGAATCCACTTGTGTTGTATGTGACTCGTTGTCAGTTCTCTCACTTCTCAGtctatttgatattttgatatgCCTAAAGAACCTCGACAACTTCTTGAACCCACTTGTGACTTCTCTGTTTTACTCGACCATCCCATATATTATTCGTCTTTTTCtcccccatttttttttttttggtactatTGTGGACTTTGTGGGAGTAAAATTGAACAATGATGACGCAATTGTACAATTGGGTCAGTTATTTAGAATCGTGGTGTATATATTCAGTCAATATTCAGTTATGCTTaacttgattttttatttttttaaattacatggTAACCATagtttatacatattttatttttagatatgtATGGCAAAATCAATAATAACGAAATATATGCATGAGTCATGCAGAAACGATCTATTAATAGATTACTAACTGAATAATTCATAACTAGAGTGCTAGACGCATATCACGGACGAGAGCATCATTATAGTGTCTTTGCTTAGGGATGCTTAGAGATTGTTTCAATCTTTGACCCTCCTTAATTTGTTTCGCTTTGATGGATTATCTAgcacttgttttcttttcctttttaatatctacttttttcttcctttttcatatattttcgtCAAATGTAGCTTCTTTTATTCCGTTCAAGTCATATcctttcattttcaaaaatatagcTTTAAGACCATTTTTACACATCAGAACCTAATAAATGTTTTGTCGTGAAGAGGATGTAAATTGGGTTTCCGCTGGAATTTTCTACTCTGTTTTCCAAATTGATAACGACCTTAATGCTCTACGcctttttctgtcttttttttttggtcgtaaTGTGAAGAGCCTTTTTCTGTCttgtttatactttttataacaTTGGTCTACCTcgataagaaaataagaaaatatttgatattggtctaaatataaataaagttatGTGATCCCTTTAGTTTAATACTACTTTGGATTGGGAGCTTAGTGAAATGTTATacttaaaatagtattttgTTGTACATAGTTGTTATTTTTAATCACGGGTTTGCTCAAACGGCGGCCGCAGAAATAGCTAATTAATCTATTTGGTTTGTCAATGCCATGTTGGGTaactttatttgattattgtttaACCAATTGCAACTAGAGATATagaaattatgatattattatgatttatgaacaAGATAAGATTGTCCACTGGTCAAAACATTCCCCATAAGTTATTTTTCCTGAAGCCATGTGATGTGCCGTGCGCCAATTCTAGAATACTATCAAAGTTGGCAAActaaaaaagtaacaaattaccaaaaaagaagaagaaaaaaaactttgttagtttgtttccttttatatGGAACCAATTTACGATACACCAAAATAACATGCAATCTGTATTTTTAGATCTCCTCCTGGAGGACTATGTTTTGTTGATTGAATGAATTAGTTAATAAATTGacgataaaataaataatcattcacATTTTAACCGTGACCACTTTCTCCTCATAAAATTTCTTTGAAAGGATATTGTTACTgttagccaaaaaaaataaaaggcaaagatagaaaaaaaacatttacaaaaaGTTAGGCTGCAAAAATAAGGACATCTGTTAAAACAAGTGAGAATTGATTTTACAGAAAAACGAAATACAATAAATAAAGAAGGATAGCTagctattattatttttattttcaaaaatgataATTCCCTAATTCAgtaaataattaatcaaaaccaCATTATATTTCACACATAATTTTATAcagatataataataattaagctCACTATTATTtagtaaaattgaaaaaatgatgTATCAAGTACACATTATACTGTAATAGATAAATCTTCAGAATTGTGATATTCCATTAACTGGCTGCTTAAAGAAAGAACATAATAAAACCTGAGAAGGTGTAGGTGACGTAACAGCGAGTCAAGCATACACATCGGGACTAGTCATGGCCAACTCAttcctcttcttttgtttcctttacttgtaacttttttcttcctcacctttgttactttattttattttattttggtcgtCTTCTTTCAAGTCATTTCGAATCcgaaaagattaaaaaagaaaaagaaaaataaacttgaaCAATAACACTTAACAGCTTACTATAAGCaatcagagagaaagaaagacagCGACGCCAATATTTCAGACAAGCTTAAGCATAACAAAGATGAGGAAGAGCCAACGTTCTTCACTAACACACAAACTAATCATAGCGTGAGAAGATGTTATGGATCAACTAAAGGTATTTGA
The sequence above is drawn from the Camelina sativa cultivar DH55 chromosome 4, Cs, whole genome shotgun sequence genome and encodes:
- the LOC104783345 gene encoding probable pectinesterase/pectinesterase inhibitor 20, giving the protein MSQKLMFLFTLACLSLLPSLLFSAEIPATGNATSPSNVCRFAPDPSYCRSVLPNQPGDIYSYGRFSLRRSLSRARRFISLIDDQLNRKGKVAAKATVGALEDCKFLASLTMDFLLSSSQTADSTKTLSLSRAEDVHTFLSAAITNEQTCLEGLKSTASENGLSGDLFNDTKLYGVSLALFSKGWVPRRQRSRPIWQPQARFKKFFGFRNGRLPLKMTERARAVYNTVTRSGRKLLQAETDAVQVSDIVTVIQNGTGNFTTINEAIAAAPNKTDGSNGYFLIYVTAGLYEEYVDIPKSKRYVMMIGDGINQTVITGNRSVVDGWTTFNSATFSEFIFNPPKLVATFWEEXGGDLSVFYSCSFEAYQDTLYTHSLRQFYRECDVYGTVDFIFGNAAVVLQNCNLYPRQPRKGQSNEVTAQGRTDPNQNTGTAIHGCTIRPADDLATSNYTVKTYLGRPWKEYSRTVVMQTYIDGFLEPSGWNAWSGDFALSTLYYAEYNNTGPGSNTTNRVTWPGYHVINATDASNFTVTNFLVGEGWLGQTGVPFVGGLIA
- the LOC104783346 gene encoding RING-H2 finger protein ATL64-like; translated protein: MGIGEESTKPIWGSVSHDGAPSSGYALNGKIMLSSAIILFVAVIMILCFHTYARWLFRRQNRRIRRRIRAHLRTLSASPGDQALDPAVLEKIPIFVYCCSSNSKVEKEECAVCLSEFEEEEEGRLLPKCGHSFHVSCIDTWFRSRSTCPLCRAPVHHHVVEETGSSSSSSSSSPLRFPMEACEREPIDLVGVMVETPRDSEPHGSNPGLPNQNGSKLPVLSLKRLYMDSFFIPR